Proteins encoded by one window of Synechococcus sp. MVIR-18-1:
- a CDS encoding prohibitin family protein codes for MQTPSQMRSVTPGGPEGGLVAILGLVLAALLLLSQALFVVPAGEVAVVTTLGKVSGSSRQPGLNTKLPLVQQVWPFSVRTQVRPENFATLTKDLQVIEATATIKYALRADQAGRAYSTIASSDRDIYPRIIQPSLLKALKSVFSQYELVTIASEWNDISTLVAETVADELDQFDYVKVLGLDLTGLEIAEEYRAAIEQKQIAEQQLLRAQTEVLIAEQEALRYDTLNKSLDDRVLYKLFLDKWDGMTQVVPGLPGTNGGMPSVIVGSRK; via the coding sequence ATGCAGACCCCATCTCAGATGCGTTCGGTGACCCCAGGCGGGCCTGAAGGAGGACTGGTCGCGATCCTTGGTCTCGTCTTAGCTGCTTTGTTGTTGCTTTCTCAGGCTTTATTTGTGGTGCCAGCTGGTGAAGTTGCTGTTGTGACAACACTTGGTAAGGTCAGTGGCTCGTCACGCCAGCCTGGTTTGAACACCAAGCTTCCCCTGGTGCAGCAGGTTTGGCCTTTCAGTGTTCGCACCCAGGTTCGCCCTGAAAATTTTGCAACTCTCACAAAGGATTTGCAGGTGATTGAGGCCACGGCCACAATCAAATACGCGTTGCGTGCTGATCAAGCTGGTCGTGCTTACAGCACGATTGCGAGCAGTGATCGTGATATTTATCCTCGAATTATTCAGCCTTCCTTGCTGAAAGCACTTAAATCTGTGTTTTCTCAATATGAATTGGTCACAATCGCATCTGAGTGGAATGATATTTCGACTCTTGTAGCAGAAACGGTTGCTGATGAGCTTGATCAATTTGACTACGTCAAGGTGTTAGGCCTTGATCTCACTGGACTAGAAATTGCCGAAGAATATCGTGCAGCGATTGAGCAGAAACAGATTGCTGAGCAACAACTTCTCAGGGCTCAAACCGAGGTGCTTATTGCTGAGCAAGAGGCTTTGCGCTACGACACTTTGAATAAAAGTCTTGATGATCGTGTGTTGTACAAATTATTCCTTGATAAGTGGGACGGTATGACTCAAGTTGTTCCTGGTTTGCCTGGCACCAATGGTGGAATGCCTTCCGTAATCGTTGGATCACGCAAATAG
- a CDS encoding SDR family NAD(P)-dependent oxidoreductase: protein MTKPQRTVLITGASSGIGKATAQLLLLHGWKVIAAARRTDEMTDLCASGAEIFPLDITDIQSRQSLVTHVHEQFGVLDALVNNAGFGEVGPIETMPIQSAQSLFEVNVFGLIGLTQMVLPEMRKHGKGRIINVSSIAGRFVTPGSGWYAASKYALEALSDALRLELHQFGIQVVIVEPGLIATGFENIAKASMLEAQSDPAWTAMMRKVEQNWMEGFRRASPADVVAKTIRKALEARAPNARYRCGHRSESVVIQKLLPTNVWDSIIRSQMI, encoded by the coding sequence ATGACCAAGCCTCAACGCACCGTATTGATCACAGGGGCATCCAGCGGGATTGGTAAAGCAACTGCTCAACTCCTCCTCCTTCATGGGTGGAAGGTCATCGCGGCAGCACGGAGAACTGATGAGATGACTGATCTTTGCGCTTCAGGTGCCGAAATCTTTCCCCTCGACATCACGGACATCCAATCAAGGCAATCCCTTGTCACGCATGTTCATGAACAATTTGGAGTTCTTGATGCCCTTGTAAACAATGCAGGGTTTGGAGAGGTAGGACCGATCGAAACCATGCCAATACAATCAGCTCAGAGTCTTTTTGAGGTAAACGTCTTCGGGCTCATCGGTCTCACCCAAATGGTTTTGCCGGAAATGAGGAAGCATGGCAAAGGGCGAATCATCAATGTGTCATCGATTGCCGGACGATTTGTGACCCCTGGGTCCGGTTGGTATGCAGCAAGCAAGTATGCGCTTGAGGCCCTTAGCGACGCCTTGCGTCTTGAGCTTCATCAATTCGGAATCCAAGTCGTCATTGTCGAACCAGGCTTAATTGCCACCGGCTTCGAAAATATCGCTAAGGCATCCATGCTTGAAGCCCAAAGCGATCCGGCTTGGACAGCAATGATGAGAAAAGTGGAGCAAAACTGGATGGAAGGGTTTAGGCGTGCATCTCCAGCGGATGTCGTTGCTAAAACCATCAGAAAGGCCCTTGAGGCTCGCGCACCGAATGCGCGTTATCGATGCGGCCACCGTTCGGAATCTGTCGTTATTCAAAAATTGCTCCCCACCAATGTGTGGGACAGCATCATTCGCAGCCAAATGATTTAG